One segment of Bradyrhizobium sp. WD16 DNA contains the following:
- a CDS encoding integration host factor subunit alpha → MTGTGKTVTRVDLCEAVYQKVGLSRTESSAFVELVLKEITDCLERGETVKLSSFGSFMVRKKGQRIGRNPKTGTEVPISPRRVMVFKPSAILKQRINTTTNGNGAKNGDNSPARSGGAQA, encoded by the coding sequence ATGACCGGAACCGGAAAAACTGTAACGCGTGTCGATCTCTGCGAGGCGGTCTACCAGAAGGTGGGACTGTCGCGGACGGAGTCGTCGGCCTTCGTTGAATTGGTGCTCAAGGAGATCACGGACTGCCTCGAGCGGGGCGAGACCGTGAAATTGTCGTCGTTCGGCTCCTTCATGGTTCGCAAGAAGGGCCAGCGCATCGGCCGCAATCCGAAGACCGGCACCGAGGTGCCGATCTCGCCACGGCGGGTGATGGTGTTCAAGCCATCGGCCATTCTCAAGCAGCGCATCAACACCACCACCAATGGCAACGGGGCCAAGAACGGCGACAATTCGCCGGCGCGGTCCGGCGGCGCGCAGGCCTGA
- a CDS encoding type II toxin-antitoxin system HicB family antitoxin, producing the protein MRQFIALIHRDEGSDFGVSFPDLPGVISAGSNLDEARLMAEEALALHLEGLAEDGEAVPEPSSLEEIMAIAENRGAVAVLVDAPPSEVKTVRVNVTLPADTLAAIDKYVESHGFTRSGFLAQAAKKAIVA; encoded by the coding sequence ATGCGACAGTTCATTGCCCTTATTCACAGGGACGAAGGAAGCGATTTTGGCGTTTCATTTCCGGATCTTCCGGGAGTGATCAGCGCCGGAAGCAACTTAGACGAAGCTCGTCTCATGGCGGAGGAAGCCTTGGCCCTTCACTTGGAGGGACTGGCCGAAGATGGCGAGGCTGTTCCGGAGCCCTCCTCTCTTGAGGAGATCATGGCGATTGCAGAAAACAGAGGCGCGGTAGCGGTTCTCGTCGACGCACCACCTAGCGAAGTAAAAACGGTGCGTGTGAACGTGACGCTGCCGGCCGACACGCTAGCTGCCATTGATAAATATGTAGAGAGCCATGGCTTTACACGGTCAGGTTTTCTGGCGCAGGCAGCCAAAAAGGCCATCGTGGCCTGA
- a CDS encoding MerR family transcriptional regulator, whose amino-acid sequence MDKAPDAFRTISEVADDLDIPQHVLRFWETRFAQIKPMKRSGGRRYYRPDDVALLRGIRRLLYGEGYTIRGVQRILREQGIKAVQALADAEAPSPSAVTRPRAGGPKDAAAVFAGEEAIEAEDFDATEDAEDAAAEAIAARGYDAGDDEEHEGQDEGEADEGEAEDEEDDAEPAPLHRPVGVAPPVVAAPSPRPQPRPAEPPRPSGLPRAEAMRLRGALDDLLACKRLIDDAIKTSPPELFPIKD is encoded by the coding sequence TTGGACAAGGCACCCGACGCATTCCGCACCATCAGCGAGGTCGCCGACGACCTCGACATTCCCCAGCATGTGCTGCGATTCTGGGAAACCCGCTTCGCCCAGATCAAGCCGATGAAACGCTCCGGCGGCCGGCGCTACTACCGGCCGGACGATGTCGCCCTGCTGCGCGGCATCCGCCGCCTGCTCTATGGCGAGGGCTACACCATCCGGGGCGTCCAGCGCATCCTGCGCGAGCAGGGCATCAAGGCGGTGCAGGCGCTGGCCGATGCCGAGGCGCCATCGCCGTCCGCGGTGACGCGCCCCAGGGCGGGCGGGCCGAAGGACGCGGCGGCCGTCTTCGCCGGCGAGGAGGCGATCGAGGCCGAGGACTTCGATGCTACCGAGGACGCGGAGGACGCGGCCGCCGAAGCCATCGCTGCCCGCGGCTATGACGCCGGCGACGACGAAGAGCACGAGGGCCAAGACGAGGGAGAGGCCGACGAGGGAGAGGCCGAGGACGAGGAGGACGACGCCGAGCCGGCGCCGCTTCACCGGCCGGTTGGCGTGGCGCCGCCGGTGGTGGCTGCGCCGTCGCCGCGGCCGCAGCCCCGCCCGGCCGAGCCACCTCGTCCGTCCGGCCTGCCGCGCGCCGAGGCGATGAGGCTCCGTGGCGCCCTCGACGACCTCCTGGCCTGCAAGCGCCTGATCGACGACGCCATCAAAACGAGTCCGCCGGAGCTGTTTCCGATCAAGGATTGA
- a CDS encoding beta-ketoacyl-ACP synthase III, which translates to MTVTRSVVLGCGSYLPKQILTNAELATRIDTSDEWIVQRTGIRQRHIAAPGEYTSDLGTKAAIAALDDAGIDPQSIDLIVLGTSTPDNTFPATSVAIQNALGIHHGAAFDLQAVCSGFIFALATADNFLRSGAFKRALVIGAETFSRILDWNDRTTCVLFGDGAGAIVLEAQEQAGTNADSGVLTTHLRSDGRHKSKLYVDGGPSTTQTVGHVHMEGREVFKHAVGMITDVITDAFEATGTSAADIDWFVPHQANKRIIDASANKLHIPSEKVVLTVDRHGNTSAASIPLALAVARSEGKIKKGDLVLLEAMGGGFTWASALIRW; encoded by the coding sequence GTGACAGTGACGCGTTCGGTCGTGCTCGGCTGCGGGTCCTATCTGCCGAAGCAGATTCTGACCAATGCGGAGCTGGCGACGAGGATCGACACCTCGGACGAATGGATCGTGCAGCGTACCGGCATCCGCCAGCGCCACATCGCGGCACCAGGCGAATACACCTCGGATCTCGGCACCAAGGCGGCGATCGCGGCGCTCGACGACGCCGGTATCGATCCCCAGTCCATCGACCTCATCGTGCTCGGCACCTCGACGCCGGACAACACCTTTCCTGCCACTTCGGTGGCGATCCAGAACGCGCTCGGCATCCATCACGGCGCCGCCTTCGATCTCCAGGCGGTGTGCTCGGGCTTCATCTTCGCGCTTGCCACCGCCGACAATTTCCTGCGCAGCGGCGCCTTCAAGCGGGCGCTGGTGATTGGCGCCGAAACCTTCTCGCGGATCCTCGACTGGAACGACCGCACCACCTGCGTGCTGTTCGGCGACGGCGCCGGCGCCATTGTGCTGGAGGCGCAGGAGCAGGCCGGGACCAACGCCGATTCCGGCGTGCTCACCACCCATCTGCGTTCGGACGGCCGGCACAAGTCCAAGCTCTATGTCGACGGCGGGCCGTCCACGACGCAGACCGTCGGCCATGTGCACATGGAAGGCCGCGAGGTGTTCAAGCACGCCGTCGGCATGATCACCGACGTCATCACCGACGCCTTCGAGGCCACCGGGACCAGCGCGGCGGACATCGACTGGTTCGTGCCGCACCAGGCCAACAAGCGGATCATCGACGCGTCGGCCAACAAGCTGCATATTCCCTCGGAGAAAGTGGTCTTGACGGTCGATCGTCATGGCAATACCTCCGCGGCCTCCATCCCGCTGGCCTTGGCGGTCGCGCGCAGCGAGGGCAAGATCAAGAAAGGCGATCTGGTCCTGCTCGAGGCGATGGGCGGGGGCTTCACCTGGGCTTCGGCGCTGATCCGCTGGTAG
- a CDS encoding ubiquinol-cytochrome C chaperone family protein produces MLSSLKRLLNPRATSRGTIEAIYGMIVAQAREPLFYQAFSVPDTVDGRFDMVVLHLWLVLRRLRQVPGGAGLSQALFDCFCSDMDANLREMGVGDLTVPKRMQKFGEAFYGRTVAYDAASADPVALRAALARNVLNSADPDRAAALAAYVETAAAALGAVSGADIAAGTLRFPAPKPQGGLP; encoded by the coding sequence ATGCTCTCGTCCCTGAAACGCCTTCTGAACCCCCGGGCGACATCGCGCGGCACCATCGAAGCCATCTATGGCATGATCGTGGCGCAGGCCCGAGAACCCCTTTTCTATCAAGCCTTCAGCGTGCCCGATACGGTGGACGGCCGGTTTGACATGGTAGTCCTGCATCTGTGGCTGGTGCTGCGGCGGCTGCGCCAGGTGCCGGGCGGCGCCGGCCTGTCCCAGGCCCTGTTCGACTGCTTTTGCAGCGATATGGACGCGAATTTGCGCGAAATGGGCGTCGGCGACCTGACGGTGCCCAAGCGGATGCAGAAATTCGGCGAAGCCTTTTATGGCCGCACCGTCGCCTATGACGCCGCATCCGCCGATCCGGTCGCCTTGCGCGCGGCGCTGGCGCGCAATGTGCTCAATAGTGCCGATCCTGATCGGGCCGCGGCGCTTGCCGCCTATGTCGAAACTGCCGCCGCGGCGCTCGGTGCGGTGTCCGGGGCGGACATCGCCGCCGGAACGCTCCGATTCCCGGCGCCGAAACCGCAAGGAGGCTTGCCATGA
- the plsX gene encoding phosphate acyltransferase PlsX — protein MPQKVRIALDAMGGDVGASVVIPGAAISLARHPDSEFLLFGDSARINPQLEAHPALKAVSRVIHTDVAVRMDDKPSQALRRGRKTSSMWLALDAVRKGEADVAVSAGNTGALMAMARFNLRMLEGIDRPAIAAIWPTIRGESVVLDVGASIGADAQHLAALAVMGSAMARVLFDLDRPTVGLLNIGVEEVKGVEEVRAAADLLRTLNLPHMDFVGFVEGDGIGKGAADVIVTEGFTGNIALKTAEGTARQIGEYLRSAMSRTWRSRIGYLFARSAFQALREKLDPGKANGGVFLGLNGIVIKSHGGTDAAGFAAAVDVGYEMVRYDLLTKINQTLHREGGGLVLPPAAQEALS, from the coding sequence ATGCCGCAAAAGGTTCGAATCGCGCTGGACGCCATGGGGGGCGATGTCGGCGCTTCGGTGGTGATTCCCGGCGCCGCGATCTCGTTGGCCCGGCACCCGGACAGCGAATTCCTGCTGTTCGGCGACAGCGCCAGGATCAATCCGCAACTCGAGGCCCATCCGGCGCTCAAGGCGGTGTCGCGGGTGATCCATACCGATGTCGCCGTCCGCATGGACGACAAGCCGAGCCAGGCCCTGCGCAGGGGCCGCAAGACCTCGTCGATGTGGCTGGCGCTGGACGCGGTGCGCAAGGGCGAGGCCGATGTCGCCGTCTCCGCCGGCAATACCGGGGCCCTGATGGCCATGGCGCGGTTCAACCTGCGCATGCTCGAAGGCATCGACCGGCCGGCGATCGCCGCGATCTGGCCGACCATCCGCGGCGAATCGGTGGTGCTCGATGTCGGCGCCTCGATCGGCGCCGACGCCCAGCATCTCGCGGCGCTTGCGGTGATGGGCAGCGCCATGGCGCGGGTGCTGTTCGATCTCGACCGGCCGACGGTCGGCCTGCTCAATATCGGGGTCGAGGAGGTCAAGGGCGTCGAAGAGGTGCGCGCCGCCGCCGACCTTCTACGCACGCTCAATCTGCCCCATATGGATTTCGTCGGCTTCGTCGAGGGCGACGGCATCGGCAAGGGTGCCGCCGACGTCATCGTCACCGAAGGATTTACCGGCAACATCGCGCTGAAGACCGCCGAGGGAACCGCGCGCCAGATCGGCGAATACCTGCGCAGCGCCATGAGCCGCACCTGGCGCTCCAGGATCGGCTATCTGTTCGCCCGCTCGGCATTCCAGGCGCTGCGCGAAAAGCTCGATCCGGGCAAGGCCAATGGCGGGGTCTTCCTCGGCCTGAACGGCATCGTGATCAAGAGCCACGGCGGCACCGATGCGGCGGGCTTTGCCGCCGCCGTGGATGTCGGTTATGAGATGGTCCGCTACGATCTCCTGACCAAGATCAATCAGACATTACACCGCGAAGGCGGCGGGCTGGTGCTACCCCCAGCCGCCCAGGAGGCTCTCTCGTGA
- a CDS encoding sodium-translocating pyrophosphatase has product MTILGAIVLAGALSIVYAIWATRSVLSADAGNARMQEIAAAVREGAQAYLRRQYATIAMVGVVIFILLAYFLGVLVAVGFAVGAVLSGAAGFIGMNVSVRANVRTAAAATKSLAGGLELAFKAGAITGLLVAGLALLGVTIYFGILTEVMKLAPNSRTVVDALVALGFGASLISIFARLGGGIFTKGADVGGDLVGKVEAGIPEDDPRNPATIADNVGDNVGDCAGMAADLFETYAVTAVATMVLAAIFFAKSPLLGNMMMLPLAIGGICIVTSIIGTFFVKLGASQSIMGALYKGLIATGVLSLVGVGAVINFLVGFGPLAGVAYTGLSLFECGIVGLAVTGLIIWITEYYTGTDYRPVKSIAQASVTGHGTNVIQGLAISMEATALPALVIIAGILITYSLAGLFGIAVATTTMLALAGMIVALDAFGPVTDNAGGIAEMAGLPKEVRKSTDALDAVGNTTKAVTKGYAIGSAGLGALVLFAAYNEDLKYFVANSATSPYFAGVAPDFSLTNPYVVVGLLFGGLLPYLFGAMGMTAVGRAAGAIVEEVRRQFREKPGIMQGKDKPDYGKAVDLLTKAAIKEMIIPSLLPVLSPIFVYFAIYAIAGGGTAGKSAAFSAVGAMLLGVIVTGLFVAISMTSGGGAWDNAKKYIEDGHFGGKGSDAHKAAVTGDTVGDPYKDTAGPAVNPMIKITNIVALLLLAVLAH; this is encoded by the coding sequence GCGGGCAATGCGCGCATGCAGGAGATTGCGGCGGCGGTTCGTGAAGGCGCGCAGGCCTATTTGCGTCGTCAGTATGCGACCATCGCGATGGTCGGCGTCGTCATCTTCATTCTGCTCGCCTATTTCCTCGGTGTTCTGGTGGCGGTCGGCTTCGCCGTCGGCGCCGTGCTGTCGGGCGCGGCGGGCTTCATCGGCATGAATGTGTCGGTGCGCGCCAATGTCCGCACGGCGGCGGCCGCGACCAAGTCGCTGGCGGGCGGCCTCGAGCTCGCCTTCAAGGCCGGTGCGATCACCGGTCTCCTGGTGGCCGGCCTCGCACTGCTCGGCGTCACGATCTATTTCGGCATCCTGACCGAGGTCATGAAGCTCGCGCCCAACAGCCGCACGGTGGTGGACGCCCTGGTGGCGCTCGGCTTCGGCGCCTCGCTGATCTCGATCTTCGCCCGTCTCGGCGGCGGCATCTTCACCAAGGGCGCCGACGTCGGCGGCGATCTCGTCGGCAAGGTCGAGGCCGGCATTCCCGAAGACGATCCGCGCAATCCGGCCACCATCGCCGACAACGTCGGCGACAATGTCGGCGATTGCGCCGGCATGGCCGCCGACCTGTTCGAGACCTATGCGGTGACCGCGGTCGCCACCATGGTGCTGGCGGCGATCTTCTTCGCCAAGTCGCCCCTGCTCGGCAACATGATGATGCTGCCGCTCGCCATCGGCGGCATCTGCATCGTGACCTCGATCATCGGCACCTTCTTCGTCAAGCTCGGTGCCAGCCAGTCGATCATGGGCGCGCTCTACAAGGGCCTGATCGCCACCGGCGTGCTGTCGCTGGTCGGCGTCGGTGCCGTCATCAACTTCCTGGTCGGCTTCGGCCCGCTCGCCGGCGTCGCCTACACCGGACTGTCGCTGTTCGAATGCGGCATCGTCGGCCTCGCGGTTACCGGCCTGATCATCTGGATCACCGAATACTACACCGGCACCGACTATCGCCCGGTGAAGTCGATCGCCCAGGCGTCGGTGACCGGCCACGGCACCAACGTCATCCAGGGACTCGCCATCTCGATGGAGGCGACGGCGCTGCCGGCGCTCGTCATCATCGCCGGCATCCTGATCACCTACAGCCTGGCCGGCCTGTTCGGCATCGCCGTCGCCACCACCACCATGCTGGCGCTCGCCGGCATGATCGTCGCCCTCGACGCCTTCGGCCCGGTCACCGACAACGCCGGCGGCATCGCCGAAATGGCCGGACTGCCCAAGGAGGTGCGCAAGTCGACCGACGCGCTCGATGCGGTCGGCAACACCACCAAGGCGGTGACCAAGGGCTACGCCATCGGCTCCGCCGGTCTCGGCGCGCTGGTGCTGTTCGCGGCCTATAACGAGGACCTGAAATACTTCGTCGCCAATTCGGCCACCTCGCCGTACTTCGCCGGCGTCGCTCCGGACTTCTCGCTGACCAATCCCTACGTGGTGGTCGGCCTGCTGTTCGGCGGCCTGCTGCCTTATCTGTTCGGCGCCATGGGCATGACCGCGGTCGGTCGCGCCGCCGGGGCGATCGTCGAGGAGGTCCGTCGCCAGTTCCGCGAGAAGCCCGGCATCATGCAGGGCAAGGACAAGCCGGACTACGGCAAGGCCGTCGACCTGCTCACCAAGGCCGCGATCAAGGAAATGATCATTCCCTCGCTGCTGCCGGTGCTGTCGCCGATCTTCGTCTACTTCGCGATCTACGCCATTGCCGGCGGCGGCACCGCCGGCAAGTCGGCGGCGTTCTCGGCGGTCGGCGCCATGCTGCTCGGCGTCATCGTCACCGGCCTGTTCGTGGCGATCTCCATGACGTCCGGCGGCGGCGCCTGGGACAACGCCAAGAAGTACATCGAGGACGGCCACTTCGGCGGCAAGGGCTCCGATGCCCACAAGGCGGCGGTGACCGGCGACACCGTCGGCGATCCCTACAAGGACACTGCGGGGCCCGCGGTCAACCCGATGATCAAGATCACTAACATCGTGGCGCTGCTGCTGCTGGCGGTCCTCGCGCACTGA
- a CDS encoding DUF177 domain-containing protein translates to MSPSKDSPSKDSPSKDARTRDRAAALPWSATIAVAEIPEGGLHQELVANAAQNAAMSDLAGLHGVSGAHASFDLRPVGRGRVRVTGRVGATVGQTCVVTLEPLQNAIDEEVDVLFAPQDQIEAITRAMEEEEKAGGEAGDPPEIIEGDRIDLGKLAADVLFLGIDPYPRKEGVVFEPPAEPEDAESHPFAALKALKEPPPKS, encoded by the coding sequence ATGAGCCCGAGCAAGGATAGCCCAAGCAAGGACAGCCCGAGCAAGGACGCCCGGACCAGGGACCGCGCGGCCGCGCTGCCGTGGAGCGCGACCATCGCGGTCGCGGAAATTCCCGAAGGAGGGCTGCATCAGGAGCTCGTCGCCAATGCCGCCCAGAACGCGGCGATGAGCGATCTCGCCGGCCTGCACGGCGTCTCCGGCGCCCATGCGAGCTTCGACCTGCGACCCGTCGGCCGCGGCCGCGTCCGTGTCACCGGGCGGGTCGGCGCCACCGTGGGGCAGACCTGCGTCGTGACGCTGGAGCCGCTGCAGAACGCCATCGACGAAGAGGTCGACGTGCTGTTTGCCCCGCAGGATCAGATCGAAGCGATCACCAGGGCGATGGAGGAAGAAGAAAAGGCGGGCGGCGAGGCGGGCGATCCGCCGGAGATCATCGAGGGGGACCGCATCGACCTCGGCAAGCTCGCCGCCGACGTGCTGTTCCTCGGCATCGACCCCTATCCTCGCAAGGAGGGGGTGGTGTTCGAGCCGCCGGCCGAGCCGGAAGACGCCGAAAGCCATCCCTTCGCCGCGCTCAAGGCCCTCAAGGAGCCGCCGCCGAAAAGCTGA
- a CDS encoding outer membrane protein assembly factor BamE, whose translation MTDTIRYRRRAARPGASRPRRRGLALALAAALAGTALAGCTAEQYQKGYILPEGALEQIPIGASQDQVLIVLGTPSTVATLNGDVFYYISQRAERKVAFMNQQIIDQRVIGVYFDKNRNVTRLANYGLKDGKIFDFISRTTPTSGQEISYLTPLFKLIAFR comes from the coding sequence ATGACCGATACGATCCGCTACCGCCGCCGCGCCGCCCGGCCCGGCGCCTCTCGACCGCGCCGCCGCGGTCTCGCCCTGGCTCTCGCCGCCGCTCTCGCCGGCACCGCCCTCGCCGGGTGTACCGCCGAGCAGTACCAGAAGGGCTACATCCTGCCCGAAGGCGCCCTCGAGCAGATCCCGATCGGCGCCAGCCAGGACCAGGTGCTGATCGTGCTCGGCACGCCCTCCACCGTGGCGACGCTGAACGGCGATGTGTTCTACTACATCTCGCAGCGCGCCGAGCGGAAGGTCGCCTTCATGAACCAGCAGATCATCGATCAGCGGGTGATCGGGGTCTATTTCGACAAGAACCGGAACGTCACCCGGCTCGCCAATTACGGCCTGAAGGACGGCAAGATCTTCGACTTCATCAGCCGCACCACGCCGACCAGCGGCCAGGAGATCAGCTACCTGACGCCGCTGTTCAAGCTCATCGCGTTCCGCTGA
- a CDS encoding Rrf2 family transcriptional regulator: protein MLAKPAKKIRLLDVHEAVEDTKLFSMHRTPPCKSCAVGGNILDALQPTLARARKALEDELAKATIADIAAEVARLGKFSIPLVW from the coding sequence TTGCTGGCAAAACCCGCTAAAAAGATTCGGCTGCTCGATGTTCATGAGGCGGTCGAGGATACGAAGCTGTTTTCAATGCATCGCACGCCTCCCTGCAAGTCATGCGCGGTGGGTGGCAACATCCTTGATGCTCTACAACCGACCTTGGCCCGGGCGCGCAAGGCGCTCGAAGATGAACTCGCAAAAGCCACCATCGCGGATATTGCGGCCGAGGTCGCACGGCTCGGGAAGTTTTCCATCCCACTCGTGTGGTGA